DNA from Carassius carassius chromosome 25, fCarCar2.1, whole genome shotgun sequence:
gtttacaaacacagcttttacCCTTTGGTGAAATCACTGTACTGCAGGGGTTTTCCAGATTTTTGATTCCAAGGACCCCAAATATTACCAGTTTCTTTTGGCTTATTGCATATTTTAATCACTCTTGCATTTTTGTTCTAATAGACACACAATCAAAGAGTGGTACTGGCCGACACAAGCTTTGAAAACATACACGCGCACGACAGAAATCAGACCTGTTATGTAAATTTATACAAACACTGGAGACATTAGCAATGTGATAATGATATAcggcatatgtgtgtgtgtgtgtgtgtgtgtgtgtgtgtgtgtgtttatgtgttaaaATAGTACATTGTCTGCCTATGTAAGCAGAATTTAACAGTGACATCAAGTCTGTTTCCTTTATAAAGGAGAAGACAAAAAACTGAGAAAGAATTCCTTTAATTTACTTCCAACTTGCCGTCATGTGATTTCAGGACTACAGTATGCAGCGGCGTCCCGGGGAGTTTGAGGCCAGTTGATGTGCAGTTGCAGAATTTAACTGCGGACACCGAGAGACTGGGCGTGTTCTGTGTGAAAGAGAGCGGTCAGTTTTAAATCACTGAAACAAAGAAACTGGAGAAGGGGACTGTGTTTTTTCACTTATGAGGGATCATGAGGGACTATTTTCATGTAACACATTCCAAAATACTTTAGCCTGTTTCATACCGCATGTAAAAGCAGAAGAGCAAAAGCATGTGTGTGAGTAGAGTTTCAATGCCAACACAGGAGTTTTCAAACTATTTATGTCAAGGACCCACAAATATGATCTTCTTATGAGAGACTCCTctcataaagaataaaataaaagtagttaTGTATTTTCAAGTGTAAAGACATTTTTTGTATGcatatataaaacagtttttgttCTCACGTTTtctcaaggtaaaaaaaaaaatctgacataaTCCGGACCATTTAAGGCGTTTATGGCTAGTTTGATTCACATAAGATTCTCACAAGACAAACATGCTATAACTATGATAATTTATGACTGGACTATAAAAGGATTATTCAGTATATTACCCtagaaattacttttattttctgtAGCTACCTGCAGAAATACTGTAAGAATGTGAGCAAGTGTGCAGTGTGAAACATTTACATGTAATTTATCCTTTTCACTTTATGcacttattcttttatcatttttgACAAACTCTTCTCCTTCATGACTGACCTTATTCAACGTCCCTTTCATCCACCAGATGCTCCATGTGGGCAGCCACCTTCATTCCCAAACTCACATCTGCAGGGGAAAAGTGGGCTCCACCTAGGGGGTGAACTTCTGTATGCCTGTGACCCAGGACACAAACTGCCCAATGGAGATACAGCCTTCAGCCTGCTTTGCGACAGTTGTGGAGAATGGTACGGCCTGGTGCAGCATTGCATCAAAGGTGAGCTGCGAACACAATGATGagattaaccccccccccccccccccgccccccccaaaaaaaaaaaacatgcagaataTGAGACAGAGGTTCCAAGATACTAAATTCTTGAGGTTCAAAGGGTTTATTTGGCTTTTGGGTGTAGCTGTGTAGTTTtcaatatgttttatttgttgCAGATGATCCTGAAGGCCACATCGACTATGAAGATAAGTTCACAGATGGCTATCTTCTTGAGAATCCGAGGGAGGAGCATCATATTTCTTTGAATCCAGGAGGAACACAGTCCACTGATCATGAAGTAGAATCCTCTCCTGAGCCTGAGCAGACAGTCATATctgaggaggagaaagagaaTGATGAAGATTTAACAGTATCAGTAACTGAACCTCCAGTGTCTCTACTCAGTCAGAAGCACATGTTCTGGTTCCCTTCAGAGGCCTTCAAGGAAGAGAAGGAGCAGCCGGGTATCACCACTGATTCTTCCTCTATTAAAATTCCCAATGAAGACGAGAGCCACGTGACGGTCAAAACAACCTACAGCCAATCTGGTCCTGACTTGATCACAGAGGAAAGTGACTATCCGACAGATCCTCCCACCAGTGAACCTGCCAGTCCCAGTGTCGGCGGCACAGACGAGTCCTGGCTAGATGGATACCCTGTTACTCAGGATGAAGATAAAGCTGGAGGTGAGTCCACGGGGGAGGTGGGGCCAGAACAAGATGCAGAGTCAGAAACAGAGACCTTGACTGGCCACTCGGAAGTAGAGGGGTTTGAGGATTTAACCAAAAACCCTGTGGAAGAAGAGAAGAGTGGTTGGATTGACAGCCCTGCGGAGGAAGAAGAAGGAGCAATTAAAAAGGACACAAACCACAGAAAAGGAGACGATGAGGAGCTTGGAAAAAGGACAACCAGACTTGAAAAGGTAGAGTCTGTTGTAGCACGTTATGAGGAAACAACTGAAGGACTTTCAGAAGATGAAATGGGGAAAGAAACGTACACACCAGAGGAAACAGACTTGGGGTTTGATGGTCTTACTGATAGTCCAAATGGTGTGGAGGTGAAGCCCACCACCTCCATTACTCAGATCACAACCAGTTCAGATGATATTGCTGTACACAAGTGGCTCATGCCACACACACCGGCTTCTGCTCCTGAAAATGTGAGTGCCAGTCAAGGCGGGCTGGGCCCTAAGAAAGCATCCACACCTTCTGGGATGGTACATCTGGATGGTACACCTGATTATATCACCAGCATGCCCACTCCTGTTATTAGGGATCCATGGGAAACCATTGATAACCACTTCCTGGAGCACATTCCTGTTCAAGTCCCAACTGAAACCCCTGAAAATCGGAGTGTGATGGAACGTGGTGGAGATCACAACCTGGATCAACAGGACCAAGCTGGAGAGGCTGCTTGTGCAAAAGACCCATGTCACGGTTCAGGCCGCGGGTCCATGATCGCAGCCATTATTATTGGCATCGTAGCAGTAGTAGTGGGTGTGGTCTTAGGGGTGTGGTGTTATAAAAAGAGGCAACAGAAGAGCTCGCACTACCAGCTTAATGGAACTAACAGGCAAACACAGAGCATTGAATTACAACAGACTGTGTGAGATCGTATCTATCgctctatctatcgttctatatTTCTATCTAATGCTAGTCTATTGTTCTTTTCTTCTCATGTTTTATATCAAAGCTTTCTCTAACTGACATTCAAAGTTTAAAAACTTAgctgtaatgatatcaaccttcatattcatccggaagaaggaggcgggaaccggcggacaatcaaaaccattttaataacaaaataaacacaaaacagcgcaccagcccctcacggacgactggtgcgcataaaataaaaaccaaaacacaactaaaagcccaggcctggtcctctctcgtccttcactgtcgtcgctccagttttatatccttccatctcctccatgggcctcgagaccggtgggacgaacaggtgtagttcatctccaatcactcccccggcctcgctcccatgtccctcggccccgccccactcgtcacatacccccatcgcccctcgcaggccggggggtactcccgagactgcgctctactccccccccccccccctccctccggggggccgctcccggggacctgcgggaacctgggggtaggacaggcgaggcgagagaaaaggagatggaaggaggagcgacagagacgagagaggggagagaggaaaaaaaaaaaaaaaaaaaaaaaaaaaaaattccggttcccagacgcaccgctgctcggccctccaccagctgggtgatctcctccgcggtgcctggcggtggcactggacggccctcggcggacggcacgacactcctccgccgcccggtggacggcgacggctcctccggttttgggcagccggcaggagtcccccgttccctgctcctccccgttccggcggaggcagcaggctccggccacctggcgaacggcgccgactcctccgctccctcacggacggcagccgtctctccacatcgtgggcggccggtagcgagctcgcccgtccccggcaactcgctccagtccaccgcctcgagcgtccatggcggcacactcctcgccagctcgatggcaccgcggattcaccacagcggcgagggatcttcagcagcgcgtccctccttctcccgggcttcggcaccactgtaatgatatcaaccttcatattcatccggaagaaggaggcgggaaccggcggacaatcaaaaacattttaataacaaaataaacacaaaacagcgcaccagcccctcacggacgactggtgcgcataaaataaaaaccaaaacacaactaaaagcccaggcctggtcctctctcgtccttcactgtcgtcactccagttttatatccttccatctcctccatgggcctcgagaccggtgggacgaacaggtgtagttcatctccaatcactcccccggcctcgctcccatgtccctcggccccgccccactcgtcacattagCTTTTCTAATTTTCATGTAAAATTACAGTTATATGAAATTTAGTTCACCTAAATTTGCCTAGATTTCAAGAATTGCATTGCAttagaaaaaaatcttaattcaGTTCTGAATGCCACACAACCCTGACTTTCACACTATCTCAAGGATTGTATCTGTGTTCAACGCTCCTTATTTAGGTAGTATTTCTATTTTACCATGTTTTCTATTGCTTTATATTTTCATTGCAATGTGGATAATTGTTAAATCATGAATCAGGTGTCTTCTTCTCTTGCTTTGGATGGACTGCATTGGACTGCGGGTCGGTGCATGTGTGTACATGGTGCCCGTCTGTCCTTGTTAACAGATTTGTATGTGTTTATAGCTTTGTCCATtatgagtgagcgtgtgtgaaaGAATCATTGTGACTTTAGCCTATTTCGGTTTTGAAAGAGAGCAGTCAGTTAAAAGAGAGTGTGGTTGAACTCAGTATTCTCTGTGCGCTATTGAAAGTTTCCAGCTTGCAGACAGGTGAGACATTCTGGTCAGAGGAACTGAGGGTGAATTCTGATTGGCTTTCAGCTCATACAGACTTATTTAGAGTAGGTAGAATAAATAGCCTTTATCCCTAAATTTAGAGTACAATGAGCATTTGTTCATTTCCAACATTTTTCCTATAAATAAGTGAGTGTCTTGGGGTTGAACTCAGGACACTTACAGACAGGTGAGACATTCTTCTCAGAGAAACTGAGGGTGGATTCTGATCGCTTTTTAACACATTTACAGTTTGTTGAGATTcagtttctttaaaatatatgtagTACTATAAAAATTTAATCATAGAAGCATTTTCTACATATATTATCCCTAATATCTCATTGATGTTCAGTGCAAACTTTTTGGACGTGTTTTGTACAAGATATTCAGTCAACTCCAGTGATGTTTATGAGGCATATTTATATCACgtgtattataaatgtaaaaaaattgaaCTAGTgaattaaaacaaacacaaatcagATATGTCTAGAATagctttttatttcaattgtCATACTGAGGTCAAACATATATAGCATAGTATGCTATTTTtagctaatattaataatatgtaatGAAGTGTAGTAAAGCCATTTATTTTTAGGTGTTAGAGCgaatgttgcattttttttttacattgtttgattTAATTATAAATGATGAAAAGTGGAGTAAAACTTCATGAATTTTACAGGGTCATTTGTAAGTATCCATTAATGATCGGCTGACAGTATTAACATGATCTAACCTGTTTTTGATTGTTGGTTGTTACTGTTGTTGTCTTTTAATATGTTTTCCAGCCCTGACATCTCTATTTATTAGAGAAGCTAGTATGGTCTTATTTACATTAGCCATTTAgtggacgcttttatccaaagatacTTACAAATGATGAACATCATATGCGCTTTATCATACAAGAGCCAAAAACACTTGCACTTACTTACAAAACTAGCTCATTTCCAGTCTTAATACAAAGAAAAAGCTACATTTTAGATCAAGAAGTCAGTTCCAGTTGGttgctgttgctgtttgttatatGCTCTTTAATAATTTCAGTTCCATTTGAAGCTAAAACTGCTTGGTAATATCAACATTACACTGTAACAATGTCAGTTAGATGTGACATGAGGGTATCTGACTAAACACAGCTGTGGAATACTAATGGAACATTAACCAATAAATTGCTCTGGGGGAAAAATATCCCCTTTAGTCTTCCTTGGTGTCAACATTGCTGTGAGAGCTTaaatagacttaaaaaaaaaaacatttccttcCTAATTAATATAAGACTGCAAACATTTGCTTAGTGTTGCCAGGTGTTTCTGTATGTGTAAGAGCAGCAGGGCCAAACCTGATATCACAAAAGAGGGACATGGTTTCTGTGTCTATTCTGTTGTTATTACCACAAAACAAAGACGAAACACTCCTGAATACAAATACTCACACAGCGGGAGAACAGAgacttatttaaatgtgtttgaacatGGAGTATCTGTGCAGTTTATCACACCATAGTAGGAAAAACCCACAGAGAAAAGGAAAGAAGGAGTGGGGGATGAGGAACGAGAGATGTGGAGGGAGTCTGGATTAAAAAATTACCATCCACATGCACTCTTAAAATACAAGTGTTTTGCTGAAGGTTCAATGTTTAGTCTTTTGCTATTATATTTAGTCTGAAGGTTTACTGCTTTTAGGGGCAGGCAATGCTGGTTCAGCCTTTGAAAATAGTCAAGTTTGTTTGATTTCTTCTACACATATTTTGAATAACAGCCAAGTGAACATTTGTGAAGTTATTAACAACAAGATATTAGTACTAACATTTGGTCCAAACAGATTATGTGAGGCTTAGCACAACCAAAAAATGACTAAACTTAAGATCTTAAAGTAAGTCAGTTATTCTGAGATGCCAAAAACACAAATTCTCCACCGGAAGGAGGATTGTACAAAGACACGGTAACACTTTAAGTAacagaaaatgaattaaaacaacaCAGATATAGAAAATGACTGATAAATCAACCAGTATTTCACAGCACAAAAGTGGTGAAGTTAAGCATTTTCATCTACATTATTTATTACGGTAGCATCTGCATCTGTAACAATCAGCCAAAAAGTGTTCAACCAGTTCTTGCGGCTCAAGTCTACCTGGATGCCATCACATGGTATCCCTTCTGGATTGCTATTTGGACTTTATTTAATATAGAAAAGCACACACATTGTTTTCTCTAAGATACAGTAAGATGATAGGGATTCAGATTTATAATATTTTGGCTTGTGGCATGTGTAAAACCTATACTTACAGATGTAAATATAAGTACATATTTTAGTACAGATGTGTAGAGTAAAAATATATCAACACTTCCAATCACCAACCCCTAAATAAATACAAGAACAAAAATTGTACAGGAATGAGAATATCTTTATGGTCTTtttcacaatgtttttatttcagtgcaAATAAAATTGTCTATTCATCTTCAGCATTAAGATATTCATCAAGAAACTCTACGACTTCACCCTGAAAGAGAAAAATTGTTGGAGgaagagttagagttagagttagaggtgttttatattaatttaatcttATTCTGCAATCATGgcatcagggttattatagttaactaaaaccataaattgtagataaataaatgttgactgaaataaaataaaagattaaacttattttatttcagctagttgcctaagcaaaatttctcattttcatttaaaaaaaaaactataactttCTCGATACAAAAATAGCACAGcactgtaattaaataaaataaaaacttcaatTTTTCAGCCACTAGAGGGCGGTGTTAAGCAGTAAACGGCTCAGAGTAAATCAGTAAGCATAGTGCGCCCCCAAGTGGCCACACAAGCACTCAGCACTACTCCGATAACTGGTAAAACAGCTTGTGTTGAAATGAAATGTTTGTGAATATTCTACAAGCATTCAAATAACCCATGCACCAACTCTCAGCTCTCACCTCATCATCTGGCAGAAACTTCTGTTTGGCGAATTCTAGCATCTGCAGCTGTAGTGTCGTTTGATTGTAGTACCGTACTGCTTCCTGTCATGCCAGAATGCATTATGAGGACAACGTCAAACatccaaaagaaaataaatgttttttactcATTATTTACCATGATGTGAGACACCTACCGCTCTAGGGAAGAAATCCTCATCAGTGAGGCCGAATTTTTCTCTGTGGTACCGATAATAATCCACATTATTCTTCATCACCTCATCACTGGGATCAAAGAGCATGTAGCTGGCCACACATGGCACAGCGTTCTTCAGATCATTCACTGAATGACAATGAAGGAGAGAAACGTTTGAGAAAcatttgaatggaagtgtatGTTTGAACTCCTGGTTCACGTAAGTAGATTAAACAGAGAGCTTTCTAGACTTACATTTATAATAAGCAAACTGGAGGTAGTGGTACATGGTTGCCACAAATTTCTCAACAACAAATCCACCGACAACCGGCGTGAGCTCGCTCTCACAGCGAACCTTCCTCTCTAGAACCTCTGTGTAATGATCTAAAGACAGAGAATCTTGTTATGTTTCAGCTAAAGTTACAAAGGATCTCAAGGGCACACATGACAAGAGCAGCAGATACATGCCAACCTGCGATGGACGGGTAAAAGTCTTTGAAGTCTTTGATCTGTCTGGATCCCTCTGATGCTGCGATGCACTCATCATACACCTTGAAAAAGTCTCTCAGTGCCAACTCCATATCTGACACTGACGTTCTGAAGTTATCACCATTGTATGCCCGCACGGCCCGAATGAACAATGTCTGAATAAGAAAAACATGCATTAAGCATATATAACTGTAAACTACAACACTGTTTATTACATTCATGAGATGTATTACAGTTGTATAGGTCACCTGAGCttgcattaatattatatatgcactatttttttgtgtttatgtttttaaagagaaGTCTCTTTCGCTTAATTGATTTAGTGGTCAAGaaatatttctacattttaatCAATTGTGATgcgtaatattttttttcctctagattctttgatgaagaagagttcaaaagaacagcatttattcaaaacagaaatATGTAGTACaattataaaagtattaatgaataaaaatgtattaatcacaaTGCCCCAAACTTACTGTTATGTGCATTTCTGCATAtcatttaataaacatttgtcATTGTAACTAAGTAATATTATCAGCATATCTGATAGAAAAATGTCATTTGAAAGCTAACATGAATTTCAGGATTTCTTAGTATTAAGTTTGACTCCCATCTGCTTTAATGGCAGCAGCTCTCAGCTCAACCTCTTATCAGTGTTTGGTGTGTGGGGTCTCACCTCATATGACTTGGTCTCCAGGTCTTTCATATGTTCATCAGCTCCAGGTAAACTCTTGTAATAGTTCATGTTCCTCTGCATCATCTCATCATCAGGGTGCTTCAGAAGAAATGTGTATGCTGCAGAAACAGCTTTGGCCAGCTGATCACTCtgaaataattcataataatccACTTTGTCAGATATTTCAAAACCAAAAcactatacataaaaatattcatGGGAAATGGTAAAAACCAAATATATTTAGTATGTTATTCTCAGAAGTAGTCATACTTTAGAATACAGTGCACTTTAAAATGTACCATGGTGCACAAATAAGGTAAAAATTCAGCATGGTATTACTATGTTATATcatctacatttaaaaaaagtattaaaatgcaaTGTAAATTTCATGTTTTTAACATTGTATTATTGTGGCAATACCATAAAGCATTGCATTGCACATTAAGTAGCTACTTTGAAATGCCACGAATTGTGATATGTAGgaagatgaaaaaaaatgttttttcactGTGAATCATCTTAAGTCCTAATATTACCATGTTACAGTATTCGAAGAAATGTTGCTTTATAAATAATTGCAGAGGCAATCAGTAAAAGTTCATGTTTAGTAGTGGGCTCACTTTgaagtaagcaaactgcaggtaCTTATAGGGCTCCCGTTTCTCAAACTCCTCGATGGTTTCCCGGCTGGGAAGCGTCTGTCTGAAGGCAGGTAAGCCCTGCTTGCACCGCTTCAGACACTGAGCTCGCTTCATCACGTTACCGAAGGCGTGCAGCTCGGGGAAGTCTCTGAAGCGCGTCTCGTCGTCGAGGCGCACCGTGCTGCAGTTGAGGTTACAGAAGGCCTCGCTGTCCCTGAGCAGCCGGTACAGCCGGAGACTCATCTCCAGAAACTCCACGCTCTCGGGCCACTTCTCCTCACTGTACTGGTCTAAAGCGTGTCGGTACGCCGAGTCCAGGGGCATTAGCTCGTGCCGTGGGAAACTGCGAAAGTTGTATTTCTCATACTGCGCAAGGACACAAGAAGTAAAAACGAATACAAGAAATGCAAACCTGAGGCAGTGCGAGGAGGAGGCCATGGTCCCGTAATGGGGATCCCAAAGTACGCATGAGTGTGAGAGTACAAAACCCGCCCGCCCCGCAGCATCTCCACGTCCCCAAAGTCCGTCAGAATGCACCCTTCCCCCATGCagctaaaaaaaatctttacagtgatttacaaaaaaaaaaaaaaaaaaaaagtttattcgtCAAATCCCACTAAACATTATAATTTAAGTTTGATGGGTCTAAAAAGACACATGGGCCTATACGACAATGAAAGTTAATACGGTCTTGATTTGTGAACATTTAACACGGCTGCTGACTGCTGTAAACAGTTACATAAACCAGAACGGATGAATTCCAGTTTTTCCCTTTAAGATATTTCTGTCCAAATTCTATCCAAGGAAGC
Protein-coding regions in this window:
- the LOC132104251 gene encoding cartilage-associated protein-like — encoded protein: MASSSHCLRFAFLVFVFTSCVLAQYEKYNFRSFPRHELMPLDSAYRHALDQYSEEKWPESVEFLEMSLRLYRLLRDSEAFCNLNCSTVRLDDETRFRDFPELHAFGNVMKRAQCLKRCKQGLPAFRQTLPSRETIEEFEKREPYKYLQFAYFKSDQLAKAVSAAYTFLLKHPDDEMMQRNMNYYKSLPGADEHMKDLETKSYETLFIRAVRAYNGDNFRTSVSDMELALRDFFKVYDECIAASEGSRQIKDFKDFYPSIADHYTEVLERKVRCESELTPVVGGFVVEKFVATMYHYLQFAYYKLNDLKNAVPCVASYMLFDPSDEVMKNNVDYYRYHREKFGLTDEDFFPRAEAVRYYNQTTLQLQMLEFAKQKFLPDDEGEVVEFLDEYLNAEDE
- the LOC132104249 gene encoding sushi domain-containing protein 5-like, producing the protein MGRVCHRELALLSLLGYLACLTRADVSPLGRVFLLELESFSKGGQEKGFEAATHACVAQGARVASRADLHHAVLECAFSACTHGWLSGPSIGTTVCSGVPGSLRPVDVQLQNLTADTERLGVFCVKESDAPCGQPPSFPNSHLQGKSGLHLGGELLYACDPGHKLPNGDTAFSLLCDSCGEWYGLVQHCIKDDPEGHIDYEDKFTDGYLLENPREEHHISLNPGGTQSTDHEVESSPEPEQTVISEEEKENDEDLTVSVTEPPVSLLSQKHMFWFPSEAFKEEKEQPGITTDSSSIKIPNEDESHVTVKTTYSQSGPDLITEESDYPTDPPTSEPASPSVGGTDESWLDGYPVTQDEDKAGGESTGEVGPEQDAESETETLTGHSEVEGFEDLTKNPVEEEKSGWIDSPAEEEEGAIKKDTNHRKGDDEELGKRTTRLEKVESVVARYEETTEGLSEDEMGKETYTPEETDLGFDGLTDSPNGVEVKPTTSITQITTSSDDIAVHKWLMPHTPASAPENVSASQGGLGPKKASTPSGMVHLDGTPDYITSMPTPVIRDPWETIDNHFLEHIPVQVPTETPENRSVMERGGDHNLDQQDQAGEAACAKDPCHGSGRGSMIAAIIIGIVAVVVGVVLGVWCYKKRQQKSSHYQLNGTNRQTQSIELQQTV